The genome window GCCGTGGAGTTACGCTCGTCGATGCCCTGATGTGGTGCAGATTTCTAGCTCGGAACCCCCTGATGCGGTTTTTCTCTTAGCAGCACGTTTGCCGCCACCCAAGAATCCGGCTAGGGTGACACGTCACCCTAAATGCTATGCGTAGCATGGCTCTCTTTGCGGCAAGGATTTGCGGGTCAGGATGAGAGTTTAGAATGCGAAAGGGACTATGTGCATTTCTTGTTATGCTTCAATATCTCATACAGTAGAGATTGAGCCTCTTCCCTTTCGTCGTCGCTTAGATCGCTAGGGCTTAACATTAGAGCTTGTCGTAGCGGGCCCACAGCAACCTTCTGGCCGCTGCGCCCAGATTTGTACATCTTCGCTAGTTCAAGATATGCACTGCCCGCCCTCATTGCTATAGCCTTCTTGAACCAAGCCACTGCGGATCTGACCTTACCTTGCCTCCTTAAATCTATAGCTAGATTCAGTGCTCCAGACCTGTCTCCATTCTTATATGCCTCTTTATACCAGCGGGCAGCTTCCTCTGTGTTCCTCCCTATCCCTTTTCCATCTGAATAGAAATTGCCGAGGTTGAGCTGACTGCCAGCATGCCCAATCCGTGCGGCTTTCAAAAGACAGTTGAATGCCCTCTTAAACTCGCCCCGCTCCTCGTGTTCCTCGGCCACAGCAAAAAGCTTTTCCGGGTCCAACTCCTCTTTCAGTTTCACAGATTTCATATGGCTCCTTGCCGGGGCTTAATTTCAATCGATTCAGATTGCCTGCGCAGGTACATCTAGCTAAGATCAGCAATTCGGAAGGACTTGAAAAGCGAATAACCTCCACCACCAGGCTACTCCCTCCGCACCCGCTGCACCCGCAGTCGCAGCGGCTCCCGCGGCGTAGGCCCATTTGGGATCGCCGGGGTTAAGCCCGTATTGTTTTCCCCACTCAATGCTCTTGTTTATACGCTTCCCGGGGCCTTTGGGATCTTTCACTGACCATCCGACAATCTGACCGTTTTCTTTTCGCGGCTGCACACCCTTGGTTGGATTGGGGTTTTCATGCTGTGTCCCTCGCTCGCTCTTCATGCTGAAATACGCACCGGCTGCAAGTGCAGTTGCGTTGAATGCCCATTGGGGCGGTATGACATATGTATGGCCCGCGTTTGGCTGAATCGCTGGGCGAGTTTGTAGCTGAGGCGTAAAGTTTGGATCTGATGGAGGCTGAACCTCTGGGCCGGTATCGCCATTATTCGACGACGAACCCCTTCCGCTTGTAAGCCAACCCCACACTGCCCCCGCAGCAGCAGTAACCGCACAAGCCACGTCCTAAGTGGCTCCTCCGGGGCAGTCGAGATGTCCATCGTCATCTACATTCGTTATCGGATTATTCTTCACATACCCATAAAGATTTAGACTCTGTGGATTCTCCAAATCAGCGTATGGTACCGGCTCTGGATCGTCGTCATCGTCGTCGTAATCAGGGCTCATTA of Acidicapsa ligni contains these proteins:
- a CDS encoding tetratricopeptide repeat protein, encoding MKSVKLKEELDPEKLFAVAEEHEERGEFKRAFNCLLKAARIGHAGSQLNLGNFYSDGKGIGRNTEEAARWYKEAYKNGDRSGALNLAIDLRRQGKVRSAVAWFKKAIAMRAGSAYLELAKMYKSGRSGQKVAVGPLRQALMLSPSDLSDDEREEAQSLLYEILKHNKKCT
- a CDS encoding RHS repeat-associated core domain-containing protein, translating into MTHSAFCSEGPRYTGKERDSESGNGYFGASYYASSMGRLMSPDYDDDDDDPEPVPYADLENPQSLNLYGYVKNNPITNVDDDGHLDCPGGAT